One Xiphophorus maculatus strain JP 163 A chromosome 10, X_maculatus-5.0-male, whole genome shotgun sequence genomic region harbors:
- the fam53b gene encoding protein FAM53B isoform X1 → MRVVMVIIYKKTVEKKGGDDVTTKRTDLGTAQTMSQGAALFSCGLMETSRWREVGTSCALQQRPVGTSLESLWDVLPDVHRTSAHWGWDVGSTSSTISSLLQDLSLTDASHSTAPPSKRQCRSLSCSDELSSCRSTWRPQGSRVWTSVEKRRCHSGGSVQRSGLGNSQLCFPAMQRSSSFSLPARSDGQEQLCFPQLSSRPSAFSGPTPNSSDPSAQSLYLSHEQICLPEAEEPSPASSPDSTPELERRGGEGGLARSRSQPCVLNDKKIGVKRRRPADSQKQRPSLDLAKMTQKLRNFHSLSCPGITSDDPLKSGPAALSLRPNTDDLSDNEDGPELNGNESSDTDWNHSGRGDNTMAGTTGGKDGETLWVGLCSMTRDMYQLGGELDIEQIERN, encoded by the exons ATGCGTGTTGTGATGGTGATCATTTACAagaaaacagtggaaaaaaagggCGGTGACGATGTAACAACAAAACGTACGGACTTGGGCACG GCGCAGACCATGAGCCAGGGAGCAGCACTTTTTTCTTGTGGACTCATGG AGACAAGCCGATGGCGTGAGGTGGGGACCAGCTGCGCCTTGCAGCAGCGGCCGGTCGGAACCAGCCTGGAGAGCCTGTGGGATGTCCTGCCCGACGTGCACAGAACTTCTGCCCACTGGGGCTGGGACGTGGGCTCCACCTCCAGCACCATCTCCAGCCTGCTGCAGGACCTGAGTCTGACCGATGCCTCTCACTCCACCGCGCCCCCCAGCAAGCGCCAGTGCCGGTCCCTGTCCTGCTCTGACGAGCTGAGCAGCTGCCGCTCCACCTGGCGCCCTCAAGGGTCCCGGGTGTGGACGTCGGTGGAGAAGAGGAGGTGCCACAGCGGGGGCAGCGTTCAGCGCAGCGGCCTCGGGAACTCGCAACTCTGCTTCCCGGCTATGCAGCGCAGCTCCAGCTTCAGCCTTCCTGCCCGCTCCGACGGCCAGGAGCAGCTCTGCTTCCCCCAGCTGTCGTCCAGGCCTTCCGCTTTCTCTGGCCCAACTCCCAACTCCTCTGATCCGTCTGCCCAGTCCCTCTACCTCTCCCATGAACAAATCTGCCTCCCTGAGGCGGAGGAACCCTCACCGGCGAGCTCGCCAGACTCCACTCCAGAACTTGAGCGCCGCGGTGGAGAAGGTGGCCTTGCCCGGAGTCGCTCCCAGCCGTGTGTCTTAAACGACAAAAAGATCGGTGTGAAACGCAGGCGGCCGGCAGACTCTCAGAAACAGAGGCCTTCCCTGGATCTGGCAAAGATGACTCAG AAACTTCGGAATTTCCACAGCCTCAGCTGCCCTGGGATCACAAGCGACGACCCGTTAAAGTCTGGCCCGGCGGCCCTCTCTCTCAGGCCCAACACCGATGACCTGTCTGACAACGAGGACGGCCCGGAGCTCAACGGGAACGAGTCGTCCGACACCGACTGGAACCACAGCGGCCGTGGCGACAACACGATGGCAGGAACGACCGGAGGGAAGGACGGCGAGACCCTGTGGGTGGGGCTGTGCAGCATGACGAGGGATATGTACCAGCTGGGAGGAGAGCTCGACATCGAGCAGATTGAGAGGAACTGA
- the fam53b gene encoding protein FAM53B isoform X2, with protein sequence MFSDYAQTMSQGAALFSCGLMETSRWREVGTSCALQQRPVGTSLESLWDVLPDVHRTSAHWGWDVGSTSSTISSLLQDLSLTDASHSTAPPSKRQCRSLSCSDELSSCRSTWRPQGSRVWTSVEKRRCHSGGSVQRSGLGNSQLCFPAMQRSSSFSLPARSDGQEQLCFPQLSSRPSAFSGPTPNSSDPSAQSLYLSHEQICLPEAEEPSPASSPDSTPELERRGGEGGLARSRSQPCVLNDKKIGVKRRRPADSQKQRPSLDLAKMTQKLRNFHSLSCPGITSDDPLKSGPAALSLRPNTDDLSDNEDGPELNGNESSDTDWNHSGRGDNTMAGTTGGKDGETLWVGLCSMTRDMYQLGGELDIEQIERN encoded by the exons ATGTTTTCAGATTAC GCGCAGACCATGAGCCAGGGAGCAGCACTTTTTTCTTGTGGACTCATGG AGACAAGCCGATGGCGTGAGGTGGGGACCAGCTGCGCCTTGCAGCAGCGGCCGGTCGGAACCAGCCTGGAGAGCCTGTGGGATGTCCTGCCCGACGTGCACAGAACTTCTGCCCACTGGGGCTGGGACGTGGGCTCCACCTCCAGCACCATCTCCAGCCTGCTGCAGGACCTGAGTCTGACCGATGCCTCTCACTCCACCGCGCCCCCCAGCAAGCGCCAGTGCCGGTCCCTGTCCTGCTCTGACGAGCTGAGCAGCTGCCGCTCCACCTGGCGCCCTCAAGGGTCCCGGGTGTGGACGTCGGTGGAGAAGAGGAGGTGCCACAGCGGGGGCAGCGTTCAGCGCAGCGGCCTCGGGAACTCGCAACTCTGCTTCCCGGCTATGCAGCGCAGCTCCAGCTTCAGCCTTCCTGCCCGCTCCGACGGCCAGGAGCAGCTCTGCTTCCCCCAGCTGTCGTCCAGGCCTTCCGCTTTCTCTGGCCCAACTCCCAACTCCTCTGATCCGTCTGCCCAGTCCCTCTACCTCTCCCATGAACAAATCTGCCTCCCTGAGGCGGAGGAACCCTCACCGGCGAGCTCGCCAGACTCCACTCCAGAACTTGAGCGCCGCGGTGGAGAAGGTGGCCTTGCCCGGAGTCGCTCCCAGCCGTGTGTCTTAAACGACAAAAAGATCGGTGTGAAACGCAGGCGGCCGGCAGACTCTCAGAAACAGAGGCCTTCCCTGGATCTGGCAAAGATGACTCAG AAACTTCGGAATTTCCACAGCCTCAGCTGCCCTGGGATCACAAGCGACGACCCGTTAAAGTCTGGCCCGGCGGCCCTCTCTCTCAGGCCCAACACCGATGACCTGTCTGACAACGAGGACGGCCCGGAGCTCAACGGGAACGAGTCGTCCGACACCGACTGGAACCACAGCGGCCGTGGCGACAACACGATGGCAGGAACGACCGGAGGGAAGGACGGCGAGACCCTGTGGGTGGGGCTGTGCAGCATGACGAGGGATATGTACCAGCTGGGAGGAGAGCTCGACATCGAGCAGATTGAGAGGAACTGA